Proteins from one Deinococcus apachensis DSM 19763 genomic window:
- the purH gene encoding bifunctional phosphoribosylaminoimidazolecarboxamide formyltransferase/IMP cyclohydrolase: MTRRALISVSDKTGIEDFARALVARGWEILSTGGTLAALRGAGVPATAVSDVTGFPEILDGRVKTLHPAIHGGILARREEGHLTQLSAHGIGPIDLVCVNLYPFRETVARGADFGEAVENIDIGGPAMIRAAAKNHQGVLVLVDPADYPLALQDDVSPADRRRLAAKAFRHTSEYDAAITAYLEEGAGETLPEHLTLSLSRVAEVRYGENPHQPGAVYRLGQERGPVLDARVVAGKPMSFNNYADADAAWALARELSTQEDQPAGTRAVCVAVKHANPCGVAVADTVQAAWERARDADTLSVFGGVVAVSRPVDLAAAQSMRGTFLEVLIAPDVTPGAVEWFAAKKPDLRVLIAAPDANPSTLDIRPLAGGFAVQRRDARPWDDLCPEVVTGREPTEQEWLDLRFAWAVVKHARSNAVVLARAGVTVGLGAGAVSRIWAAERAVANAGERARGSVLASEAFFPFDDVVRLAAGAGVTAVLQPGGAKRDPEVIAAANELGLSMVFTGSRHFRH; the protein is encoded by the coding sequence ATGACGAGACGGGCTCTGATTTCGGTCAGCGACAAGACGGGCATCGAGGACTTCGCGCGGGCGTTGGTGGCGCGGGGCTGGGAGATTCTGAGCACGGGGGGCACCCTGGCGGCCCTGCGTGGGGCGGGCGTCCCCGCGACGGCGGTGAGCGACGTGACGGGCTTTCCCGAAATTCTGGACGGGCGCGTCAAAACCCTGCACCCCGCCATTCACGGCGGCATCCTCGCCCGGCGTGAGGAAGGGCACCTGACCCAGCTCTCGGCGCACGGCATCGGTCCCATCGACCTCGTGTGCGTGAACCTCTACCCCTTCCGGGAGACGGTGGCGCGCGGGGCGGACTTCGGGGAGGCGGTCGAGAACATCGACATCGGTGGCCCCGCCATGATCCGCGCCGCCGCGAAGAACCACCAGGGTGTGCTCGTGCTCGTGGACCCGGCAGATTACCCGCTGGCGCTCCAGGACGACGTTTCCCCCGCTGACCGCCGACGTCTCGCTGCCAAGGCTTTCCGCCACACCAGCGAGTACGACGCGGCGATCACCGCCTATCTGGAGGAAGGGGCGGGGGAGACGCTGCCCGAGCACCTCACCCTGAGCCTCTCCCGCGTGGCTGAGGTGCGGTACGGCGAGAATCCCCACCAGCCGGGCGCGGTGTACCGGTTGGGGCAGGAGCGCGGCCCGGTGCTCGACGCGCGGGTGGTGGCCGGAAAGCCCATGAGCTTCAACAACTACGCAGATGCGGATGCCGCCTGGGCGCTGGCGCGGGAGTTGAGCACGCAGGAGGATCAACCTGCCGGAACCCGTGCCGTCTGCGTGGCCGTCAAGCATGCCAACCCCTGCGGCGTGGCAGTGGCCGATACTGTGCAGGCCGCCTGGGAGCGGGCGCGGGACGCCGACACCCTCAGCGTGTTCGGCGGGGTAGTCGCGGTCAGCCGCCCGGTGGACCTGGCGGCGGCGCAGAGCATGCGCGGCACCTTCCTGGAAGTCCTGATCGCCCCCGACGTGACGCCGGGGGCGGTGGAGTGGTTCGCCGCGAAGAAGCCGGACCTGCGGGTGCTGATCGCCGCGCCGGACGCCAACCCCAGCACGCTGGACATTCGCCCGCTGGCCGGGGGCTTCGCCGTGCAGCGCCGCGACGCCCGCCCCTGGGACGACCTCTGCCCCGAGGTGGTGACCGGCCGTGAACCCACCGAGCAGGAATGGCTGGACCTGCGTTTCGCCTGGGCGGTCGTCAAGCACGCGCGCTCCAACGCGGTCGTCCTGGCGCGGGCTGGGGTGACGGTCGGCCTGGGTGCCGGGGCTGTGAGCCGCATCTGGGCCGCCGAGCGCGCGGTGGCGAACGCGGGAGAGCGGGCCCGCGGCTCCGTCCTCGCCTCCGAGGCCTTTTTCCCCTTCGATGACGTGGTACGCCTCGCGGCGGGGGCAGGCGTGACGGCGGTCCTCCAGCCGGGCGGAGCCAAACGCGACCCGGAGGTCATCGCGGCGGCGAACGAGCTGGGCCTGAGCATGGTGTTCACCGGCTCGCGGCACTTCCGGCATTGA
- a CDS encoding acylphosphatase has product MRLTALVSGTVQGVGYRRYVQRHARDLSLSGSAENLLDGRVEVVAEGSEADLDRLLHWLRRGPPHARVEDVQTQYSEATGLRDFHVY; this is encoded by the coding sequence ATGCGCCTGACCGCTCTTGTCTCCGGCACCGTCCAGGGTGTCGGCTACCGCCGCTACGTGCAGCGCCACGCCCGCGACCTGAGTCTCAGCGGCAGCGCCGAGAACCTGCTTGACGGCCGGGTGGAGGTCGTGGCCGAGGGCTCCGAGGCCGACCTCGACCGCCTGCTCCACTGGTTGAGGCGCGGCCCGCCCCACGCCCGGGTCGAGGACGTGCAGACCCAGTACAGCGAGGCGACGGGGTTACGGGATTTTCACGTGTATTGA
- a CDS encoding O-acetylhomoserine aminocarboxypropyltransferase/cysteine synthase family protein, with the protein MADNKTLHFDTLQVHAGQHPDPATGAQAVPIYATNSYVFESPEHAANLFGLRAFGNIYSRIMNPTNAVLEERVAALEGGVGALAVASGHAAQFVAITNVAQAGDNIVSTPNLYGGTVNQFRVTLRRLGIEVRFTSKEERPEEFAALIDDRTRAVYLETIGNPALNIPDFEAIAAVAHERGVAVFVDNTFGAGGYYCQPLKHGADVVLHSASKWIGGHGNGIGGIIVDGGSFDWGNGRYPLLTDPSPSYHGLSFWEAFGTGNELGLPNVAFITRARTEGLRDIGATLAPQQAWQFLQGVETLSLRGERHAQNALALASWLSAHPDVSRVTYPGLSNHPHYDRAQTYLPRGAGAVLTFELRGGRAAGEAFIRSVQLAQHVANVGDTRTLVIHPASTTHSQLDEVTQEAAGVTPGLIRVSVGIEHIGDIQEDFAQALATALVGAEGV; encoded by the coding sequence ATGGCCGACAATAAGACCCTGCACTTCGACACGCTTCAGGTTCACGCCGGGCAGCACCCTGACCCCGCGACGGGCGCCCAGGCGGTGCCCATCTACGCGACCAACTCCTACGTGTTCGAGTCGCCCGAGCACGCGGCGAACCTCTTCGGCCTGCGGGCCTTCGGCAACATCTACAGCCGCATCATGAACCCCACGAACGCCGTGCTGGAGGAGCGTGTGGCGGCGCTGGAGGGCGGCGTGGGCGCGCTGGCGGTGGCGAGCGGCCACGCGGCGCAGTTCGTGGCGATCACGAACGTGGCCCAGGCTGGCGACAACATCGTGAGCACGCCGAACCTGTACGGCGGCACGGTGAACCAGTTCCGGGTCACGCTGCGGCGGCTGGGCATCGAGGTGCGCTTCACGAGCAAGGAGGAGCGCCCGGAGGAGTTCGCGGCCCTGATCGACGACCGAACCCGCGCGGTGTACCTGGAGACCATCGGCAACCCGGCGCTGAACATCCCCGACTTCGAGGCCATTGCCGCAGTCGCCCATGAGCGGGGCGTGGCGGTCTTCGTGGACAACACCTTCGGGGCGGGGGGGTACTACTGCCAGCCCTTGAAGCACGGGGCGGACGTGGTGCTGCACTCGGCGAGCAAGTGGATCGGCGGGCACGGCAACGGGATCGGTGGGATCATCGTGGACGGGGGCTCGTTCGACTGGGGGAACGGGCGGTATCCGCTGCTCACTGATCCCAGCCCGAGCTACCACGGCCTGAGCTTCTGGGAGGCGTTCGGGACGGGGAACGAGCTGGGGCTGCCCAACGTCGCCTTCATCACCCGCGCCCGCACTGAGGGGCTGCGCGACATCGGCGCCACGCTCGCGCCGCAGCAGGCGTGGCAGTTCCTGCAAGGGGTGGAGACGCTCTCGCTGCGCGGGGAGCGGCACGCGCAGAATGCCCTGGCGCTAGCGTCGTGGCTGAGCGCGCACCCAGACGTGTCCCGCGTGACCTATCCCGGCCTGAGCAACCACCCGCACTACGACCGGGCACAGACGTACCTGCCGCGCGGGGCGGGCGCGGTGCTGACCTTCGAGCTGCGCGGGGGCCGGGCGGCGGGCGAGGCCTTCATCCGCTCGGTGCAGCTCGCCCAGCACGTCGCCAACGTGGGCGACACCCGCACACTCGTCATCCACCCTGCAAGCACCACCCACTCGCAGCTTGACGAGGTGACGCAGGAGGCCGCCGGGGTCACCCCGGGATTGATCCGCGTGTCGGTGGGTATCGAGCATATCGGCGACATTCAGGAGGACTTCGCGCAGGCGCTGGCGACGGCCCTGGTGGGTGCGGAAGGCGTATGA
- a CDS encoding RidA family protein: protein MSDTPPRVRFVNVSALGQAPGYSHLTEVRGGRTAYISGQIAVDEQGRTVGEGDFTSQARKVFQNIGHALSEVGLTFDSVVKLTFFLTDMAYLTQMRAVRDEFVNVQSPPASSAVQVAALVRPELLIEVEAIAIAP, encoded by the coding sequence ATGAGTGACACGCCGCCCCGGGTCCGCTTCGTTAACGTTTCTGCCCTGGGACAGGCACCCGGGTACTCACATCTGACTGAGGTGCGAGGTGGCCGCACGGCCTACATTTCTGGGCAGATCGCGGTAGACGAACAGGGCCGAACGGTGGGGGAGGGCGATTTCACGTCCCAGGCCCGGAAGGTTTTCCAGAACATCGGTCACGCCCTTTCGGAGGTCGGGCTGACCTTCGATTCGGTCGTGAAGCTGACCTTTTTCCTGACGGACATGGCCTACCTGACCCAGATGCGCGCCGTGCGGGACGAGTTCGTGAATGTGCAGAGCCCTCCGGCCAGCAGCGCCGTGCAGGTGGCCGCGCTGGTGCGCCCGGAACTGCTCATCGAGGTCGAGGCCATCGCCATCGCTCCTTAA
- a CDS encoding FRG domain-containing protein, with protein sequence MDEIRVSSWLELHEVLYGGAWNAGLRRFRSPFVFRGQGRADTKLTTTLQRLGGETREVERHLLRNFRKYAYRSGVDRDLSWYWLAVGQHHGLPTRLLDWTSSPLVAMHFATAEESHYDQDGVIWMTNFVRTNETLPGPLRRILTQEGAGVFTIDMLAAYSRSRHPNGADPLSTFDLGWLEDLEREAEQPFLLFLEPPSIDERIVQQSALFSLLSNPDTALDDWLEERPGMAQKITVPAGLKWEIRDKLDQSNITERTLFPGLSGLSQALKRYYRVPPDPEETSQGTPEDERAELNR encoded by the coding sequence ATGGACGAGATCAGGGTGTCCTCGTGGCTGGAGTTGCACGAGGTGCTGTACGGGGGAGCGTGGAATGCGGGGCTGCGCCGCTTCCGCTCCCCCTTCGTGTTCCGGGGGCAGGGGCGGGCGGACACCAAGCTGACCACGACTCTGCAACGGCTGGGCGGCGAGACGCGGGAGGTCGAGCGGCACCTGCTGCGAAACTTCCGCAAGTACGCCTACCGCTCGGGAGTGGACCGCGACCTCTCGTGGTACTGGCTGGCGGTGGGGCAGCATCACGGCCTGCCCACCCGGCTGCTCGACTGGACCTCCTCGCCGCTCGTGGCAATGCATTTTGCCACCGCCGAGGAGAGCCACTACGACCAGGACGGCGTGATCTGGATGACCAACTTCGTGCGGACGAATGAGACGCTGCCGGGGCCGTTGAGGAGAATTCTCACCCAGGAGGGTGCGGGGGTCTTCACCATCGATATGCTCGCCGCCTACTCGCGCAGCCGTCATCCGAACGGGGCTGATCCCCTCTCCACCTTCGACCTGGGCTGGCTGGAGGACCTGGAGCGCGAGGCCGAGCAGCCCTTCCTGCTGTTTCTGGAGCCACCCTCCATCGACGAGCGGATCGTGCAGCAGTCGGCTCTCTTCTCGCTGCTGTCCAACCCGGATACGGCTCTGGACGACTGGCTGGAGGAGCGCCCCGGCATGGCCCAGAAGATCACCGTGCCCGCGGGGCTCAAATGGGAGATCAGGGACAAGCTCGACCAGTCCAACATCACCGAGCGCACCCTCTTCCCGGGGCTGAGCGGCCTGAGCCAGGCGTTGAAACGCTACTACCGCGTGCCCCCCGACCCCGAGGAAACGTCCCAGGGTACCCCCGAGGATGAACGGGCCGAGCTGAACCGCTGA
- a CDS encoding shikimate 5-dehydrogenase: MPRPISKDTRLCMSLAGRPGNFGTRFHNFLYEELGLDYIYKAFTTTNLGAAIGGVRALGIRGCAVSMPFKEACIEFLDELDPSAAVIGSVNTIVNTDGWLRAYNTDYIAVASLLRSHAVPPTSSFVLRGSGGMAKAVAFALRDAGFRDGVILARNQEKGEALARSCGLGWQGELGDLQPSLLVNVTPIGMAGGPEADDLAFPREVVAGAETVFDVVALPPETPLIRRARAEGKRVITGAEVIALQAAEQFALYTGVSPSDEQVRRAAEYASAP, encoded by the coding sequence ATGCCGCGCCCCATCAGCAAGGACACCCGACTCTGCATGTCCCTCGCCGGGCGACCCGGAAACTTCGGCACCCGCTTTCACAACTTCCTGTACGAAGAACTGGGACTGGATTACATATACAAGGCGTTTACGACGACGAACCTGGGGGCAGCTATCGGCGGCGTGCGGGCACTCGGCATCCGAGGCTGCGCGGTTTCCATGCCGTTCAAGGAGGCGTGCATCGAGTTTCTGGACGAACTGGACCCATCGGCGGCGGTCATCGGGTCGGTCAACACCATCGTCAACACGGACGGCTGGCTCAGGGCCTACAACACCGATTACATCGCTGTGGCAAGCCTTCTCCGGTCCCACGCGGTGCCGCCCACTTCCTCCTTCGTCCTGCGGGGCAGCGGCGGGATGGCAAAGGCGGTGGCGTTCGCGCTGCGCGACGCGGGCTTCCGGGACGGCGTCATTCTGGCGCGAAACCAGGAGAAGGGGGAGGCGCTCGCCCGGAGTTGCGGTCTGGGCTGGCAGGGCGAGTTGGGGGACTTGCAGCCAAGCCTCCTGGTCAACGTCACCCCCATCGGGATGGCGGGTGGCCCCGAGGCGGACGACCTCGCCTTCCCGCGCGAGGTGGTGGCGGGGGCGGAGACCGTATTCGACGTGGTGGCGCTCCCGCCCGAGACGCCGCTGATCCGGCGGGCAAGGGCGGAGGGCAAGCGCGTCATCACCGGGGCGGAGGTGATCGCCCTTCAGGCCGCCGAACAGTTCGCACTGTATACGGGAGTGAGTCCGAGTGACGAGCAGGTGCGCCGGGCCGCCGAGTACGCTTCGGCACCGTAA
- a CDS encoding glycosyltransferase produces the protein MNTIFSVLDVIGLLLFVLFATQQTLSALKRRPRPPVRETGVGLTFLIPALNEAAVIGATLENLRATVPGARLVVIDDASDDGTDRIVAEFAARDPAVTLLRREFPNARQNKGRAMNWAVARLLRESPLAGRDLENEVFVVLDADGRIGPDFAPQVRGAFADPLVMAAQGWMRFRHTGAPGGLRGVWSRMLLFQQDLETFIVGHIQRVRALGHTVALTGNGQCMRASYVAAQLARRAEPWPDVLLEDFASAVEVRLHDPRWKVALLTARVHQQGMVDLGHLIRQRARWTQGAMQCLGYLPRLWRSPAHPVTRLDFSYFILAPWLNLFFILSLLSQPARRLLGGQGLAWPAWLGVVLTVLPLLLQLNWAARYRADRGLSWWAVPYTLLSLPVYTAALLCSMPLAYYNHFTGRKGWYKSVRHDESVPGSQGTPQPLADEPVPHLHGRERLQVGASGD, from the coding sequence GTGAACACGATCTTCTCCGTGCTGGACGTGATTGGCCTGCTGTTGTTCGTGCTGTTCGCCACGCAGCAGACCCTGAGTGCTCTTAAGCGCCGCCCCCGCCCGCCCGTTCGGGAGACCGGGGTGGGGCTGACGTTTCTGATCCCCGCCCTGAACGAGGCCGCCGTAATCGGCGCGACACTGGAAAACCTGCGCGCCACCGTCCCGGGTGCCCGCCTGGTCGTCATCGACGACGCCAGCGACGACGGCACCGACCGCATCGTGGCCGAGTTCGCCGCCCGCGACCCGGCGGTCACCCTGCTGCGGCGCGAGTTCCCGAACGCCCGCCAGAACAAGGGCCGGGCGATGAACTGGGCGGTGGCCCGGTTGCTGCGGGAAAGCCCCCTGGCCGGGCGCGATCTGGAGAACGAGGTCTTCGTGGTCCTGGACGCCGATGGGCGAATCGGCCCGGACTTTGCGCCCCAGGTCCGGGGCGCTTTTGCCGACCCCCTGGTGATGGCCGCGCAGGGCTGGATGCGTTTCCGGCACACCGGCGCCCCGGGCGGGCTGCGGGGGGTGTGGTCCCGCATGCTGCTCTTCCAGCAGGACCTGGAGACCTTCATCGTGGGGCATATTCAGCGGGTGCGCGCTCTGGGGCACACCGTCGCGCTGACGGGCAACGGCCAGTGCATGCGCGCGAGCTACGTGGCGGCGCAGCTCGCGCGGAGGGCCGAGCCCTGGCCCGACGTGCTGCTGGAGGATTTTGCCAGCGCTGTCGAGGTGCGATTGCACGACCCACGCTGGAAGGTGGCGCTGCTCACCGCCCGGGTTCACCAGCAGGGCATGGTGGACCTGGGGCACCTGATCCGGCAGCGGGCGCGCTGGACGCAGGGGGCGATGCAGTGCCTGGGCTATCTGCCGCGGCTGTGGCGCTCCCCCGCCCACCCCGTCACGCGGCTGGACTTCAGCTACTTCATCCTGGCGCCCTGGTTGAACCTGTTTTTCATCCTGTCGCTGCTCAGCCAGCCTGCCCGGCGTCTGCTGGGTGGTCAGGGGCTGGCCTGGCCCGCGTGGCTGGGGGTCGTCCTCACGGTGCTCCCGCTCCTCCTGCAGCTCAACTGGGCCGCGCGCTACCGCGCCGACCGGGGGCTCTCGTGGTGGGCGGTGCCGTACACCCTGCTGAGCCTGCCGGTGTACACGGCGGCCCTGCTGTGCAGCATGCCGCTGGCGTACTACAACCACTTCACCGGCCGCAAGGGGTGGTACAAGAGCGTGCGCCACGACGAATCGGTGCCGGGTTCGCAGGGGACCCCCCAGCCGCTGGCGGACGAGCCAGTTCCGCACCTTCACGGCCGGGAACGCCTCCAGGTTGGGGCCTCCGGCGACTAA
- a CDS encoding bifunctional 5,10-methylenetetrahydrofolate dehydrogenase/5,10-methenyltetrahydrofolate cyclohydrolase yields MAEPQPLLGKPLADEVTRGVRQALAEWANLEPSFRPHLVSVLASSDPASRVYVESKARRARKLGVEFTVRDLGTQPTQDDLHGALRELSADPSAHGIVLELPLAPGLDADAALLHIEPRKDVEGLTPANLALIAAGREGEALLPPTPRSVRFLLRAVLGDDLRGVRVAVIGPGRTVGRPLAFMLNNRGVTVTLCNEYTRHLAGVLAPQDAVVVAVGREGLLKPEHVQLHHVVIDAGINVTPEGVVGDAVPDLHVRAQTPVPGGVGPLTSALMYQNLVRAVKLQRGERVE; encoded by the coding sequence ATGGCAGAACCTCAACCTCTCCTGGGCAAGCCGCTCGCGGACGAAGTGACGCGGGGCGTGCGGCAGGCCCTGGCCGAGTGGGCCAACCTGGAGCCGAGCTTCCGGCCCCACCTCGTCTCCGTCCTCGCCTCCAGCGACCCCGCCTCGCGCGTGTATGTGGAGAGCAAGGCCCGGCGCGCCAGGAAGCTCGGCGTGGAGTTCACAGTGCGCGACCTGGGGACGCAACCGACGCAGGACGACCTTCACGGGGCGCTGCGCGAACTGTCCGCCGACCCCTCCGCCCACGGCATCGTGCTGGAACTCCCGCTCGCGCCCGGTCTGGACGCCGACGCCGCGCTACTGCACATCGAGCCCCGCAAGGACGTGGAGGGGCTGACCCCCGCCAACCTCGCCCTGATCGCGGCGGGCCGGGAGGGCGAGGCGCTGCTGCCACCCACCCCCCGCAGCGTGCGCTTTCTGCTTCGCGCAGTCCTGGGCGATGACCTGCGGGGCGTGCGTGTGGCTGTGATTGGCCCTGGGCGCACCGTGGGTCGGCCCCTCGCCTTCATGCTGAACAACCGTGGCGTGACGGTCACCCTGTGTAACGAGTACACCCGCCACCTCGCTGGGGTGCTGGCCCCCCAGGATGCCGTGGTGGTCGCCGTGGGCCGGGAGGGACTGCTCAAACCCGAACACGTTCAGCTCCATCACGTCGTCATTGATGCAGGGATCAACGTCACCCCGGAGGGTGTGGTGGGGGACGCCGTGCCGGACCTCCACGTGCGGGCGCAGACCCCCGTGCCGGGCGGCGTCGGCCCCCTGACCAGCGCCCTGATGTACCAGAACCTCGTCCGCGCCGTGAAGTTGCAGCGCGGCGAGCGGGTCGAGTAG
- a CDS encoding glycosyltransferase, translating to MRYVFALLDTLGLLLLCLYLVQMTLAATLPRPRREQAPDPRLRFTVLIPALNEEEVIAATVRSVRTLAPEARMAVIDDGSDDGTAALVGSLADDDPAVRLLRRFAPHARQGKGRALNWAVRRLIEDLHSEGRDPRQDIFVILDADGRLAPGLLPEARRAFADPLVMGAQAHVQVRMSGIPSTFRGWIGRMLELEQDIEYFIIRHVQQLRERWHGVALFGNGQFMRASYLAGQFERGRDPWPDCLSEDLASGLELRLADPRFRLAFLESAVTQQGLPDLGRFTRQRARWVQGTMQCGPYIPRLWRAPVSGLARLDLSYFLSNPWTIALVLLSLLTQPVRLLFGERGLVLDPTVATTLTGLNLALQAHWVARYRRQNPLNAAMVGFAFGGLFVYGFAIFSSLPRAYWNYFTRRHVWDKSVRHAEAPEIEQPQVVPVSSSD from the coding sequence TTGAGGTATGTTTTCGCGCTGCTGGACACGCTGGGTCTGCTCCTGCTCTGCCTGTATCTGGTTCAGATGACGCTGGCCGCCACCCTCCCGCGCCCCCGCCGCGAGCAGGCCCCCGACCCGCGCCTGCGCTTCACCGTCCTGATCCCCGCCCTGAACGAGGAGGAGGTGATCGCGGCGACAGTCCGCAGCGTCCGCACCCTGGCCCCGGAGGCGCGGATGGCCGTGATCGACGACGGCAGCGATGACGGGACCGCCGCCCTCGTGGGGTCGCTTGCGGACGACGACCCGGCGGTACGGCTGCTGCGCCGTTTCGCCCCACACGCGCGGCAGGGCAAGGGAAGGGCGCTGAACTGGGCTGTGCGGCGCCTGATCGAGGACCTCCACTCCGAGGGCCGTGACCCCCGCCAGGACATCTTCGTCATCCTCGATGCGGACGGGAGGCTCGCGCCCGGTTTGCTGCCCGAGGCGCGGCGGGCCTTCGCGGACCCACTTGTGATGGGGGCGCAGGCGCATGTACAGGTACGGATGTCGGGCATTCCGAGCACCTTTCGGGGCTGGATCGGCCGGATGCTGGAACTGGAGCAGGACATCGAGTATTTCATCATCCGCCACGTGCAGCAGCTCCGGGAACGCTGGCATGGCGTGGCGCTCTTCGGCAACGGGCAGTTCATGCGGGCGAGCTACCTGGCGGGGCAGTTCGAGCGGGGCCGCGACCCCTGGCCCGACTGCCTCTCCGAGGACCTCGCCAGCGGGCTGGAGTTGCGGCTCGCCGACCCCCGGTTCCGCCTGGCCTTTCTGGAGAGCGCCGTCACCCAGCAGGGATTGCCCGACCTGGGCCGCTTCACCCGCCAGCGGGCACGCTGGGTGCAGGGGACGATGCAGTGCGGGCCCTACATCCCCCGGCTGTGGCGGGCGCCCGTTTCGGGGCTGGCCCGGCTGGACCTCAGCTACTTCCTCTCCAACCCCTGGACCATCGCGCTGGTGCTCCTCTCGCTGCTGACCCAGCCGGTTCGGCTGCTGTTCGGGGAGCGCGGGCTGGTGCTCGACCCCACGGTGGCGACCACCCTCACCGGGCTGAACCTCGCCCTACAGGCCCACTGGGTGGCTCGCTACCGGCGGCAGAACCCGCTAAACGCGGCCATGGTGGGCTTCGCGTTCGGCGGGCTCTTCGTCTACGGCTTCGCCATCTTCTCCAGCCTGCCGCGGGCGTACTGGAATTACTTTACCCGCCGCCACGTGTGGGACAAGAGCGTCCGGCACGCCGAGGCGCCGGAGATCGAGCAACCCCAGGTCGTCCCGGTCAGTTCCAGCGACTGA
- a CDS encoding homoserine O-acetyltransferase family protein, whose product MTAVTVSRPLAPPPLPERCSGLRTAQLFQDAPLLLDCGQAVSDVRVAYHTYGTPSDHAVLVLHALTGTSAVHEWWPDFLGEDRPLDPGRDYIVCANVLGGCAGTTGPADLPRLNGEDVPLTLRDMARVGRALLEHLGVRRVSVIGASMGGMLAYAWLLECPDLVDRAVVIGAPTRHSPWAIGLNTAARSAIRAAPGGEGLKVARQIAMLSYRSPESFDRTQAGWGRCRPGAPDITTYLEHQGEKLAARFCERTYLALTGAMDRFQPTDAELRSIGVPVLAVGISSDVLYPPAEVRTGVGLLPRGRYLELESVHGHDAFLMDPQALPNWVTDFLRG is encoded by the coding sequence ATGACGGCCGTGACCGTGTCGAGGCCGCTCGCCCCGCCCCCCCTCCCCGAGCGATGTTCGGGGCTGCGGACGGCCCAGCTCTTTCAGGACGCGCCGCTGCTCCTCGACTGCGGGCAGGCGGTGTCGGACGTGCGGGTGGCGTACCACACCTACGGCACGCCCTCGGACCATGCCGTCCTGGTGCTGCACGCGCTGACGGGCACGAGCGCCGTGCATGAGTGGTGGCCCGACTTCCTGGGAGAGGACCGCCCGCTCGACCCTGGCCGCGACTACATCGTCTGCGCGAACGTGCTGGGCGGCTGCGCGGGCACGACCGGCCCGGCGGACCTCCCGCGGTTGAACGGTGAGGACGTGCCCCTCACCCTGCGGGACATGGCGAGGGTGGGTCGGGCGCTGCTGGAACACCTGGGGGTCCGTCGCGTCTCGGTGATCGGCGCGAGCATGGGCGGGATGCTGGCCTATGCCTGGCTGCTGGAGTGCCCCGACCTCGTGGACCGGGCGGTGGTCATTGGCGCCCCCACCCGCCACTCGCCCTGGGCCATCGGGCTGAACACGGCCGCCCGCAGCGCCATCCGCGCCGCCCCCGGAGGCGAGGGGCTGAAGGTCGCGCGGCAGATCGCCATGCTGAGTTACCGCAGCCCCGAGAGTTTCGACCGCACCCAGGCGGGCTGGGGCCGGTGCCGCCCCGGCGCGCCAGACATCACGACCTACCTGGAACACCAGGGGGAGAAGCTGGCTGCCCGCTTCTGCGAGCGCACCTACCTCGCGCTCACGGGGGCGATGGACCGCTTCCAGCCCACCGACGCGGAGTTGCGGAGTATCGGGGTGCCGGTGCTGGCGGTCGGCATCTCCAGCGACGTGCTGTATCCCCCCGCCGAGGTCCGTACCGGGGTGGGCCTGCTGCCGCGCGGCCGTTACCTGGAATTGGAGAGTGTTCACGGGCACGACGCTTTCCTGATGGACCCCCAGGCGTTGCCGAACTGGGTGACGGACTTTCTGCGGGGCTGA